From one Rhodamnia argentea isolate NSW1041297 chromosome 1, ASM2092103v1, whole genome shotgun sequence genomic stretch:
- the LOC115740202 gene encoding nuclear envelope-associated protein 2-like isoform X3, whose amino-acid sequence MDPLLRDLNEKKLSFRRNVVSLAAELKDVRSRLASKEQSFAKETLTRQEAETKANNLEEEIHKLQEKLEERDGQLQASADCAEKQYLKELDDLRSQLATTQATAEASAASAESAQHQCLALLKDLDEKNSSIMEHEHRVNVLAEQLDNLQTDLQARESSQKQLKDEVLRIEHDIMEALAKSGVGNDCELRKMLDEVSPKNIDKINKLLLVKDEEIVRLKDEIKIMSAHWKIKTKELESQLEKQRRADQELKKRVLKLEFCLQESRAQTRKLQRMGERRDRAIKDLRDQLAAKHQQQEGHAINDKQNFWESSGFKIVVSMSMLILVAFSKR is encoded by the exons ATGGATCCGTTGTTGAGGGATTTGAACGAGAAGAAGCTGAGCTTCCGGCGAAACGTCGTGTCGCTGGCGGCGGAGCTCAAGGACGTCCGGAGTCGGCTGGCATCTAAGGAACAATCATTTGCTAAAGAAACCCTCACGAGGCAG GAGGCAGAGACAAAGGCGAACAACTTGGAAGAGGAGATCCACAAATTGCAGGAGAAATTGGAGGAAAGAGATGGACAGCTTCAGGCTTCAGCTGATTGTGCTGAGAAG CAGTATCTCAAGGAATTAGATGATCTAAGATCACAGCTTGCAACCACACAGGCCACTGCAGAGGCTAGTGCTGCGTCGGCTGAATCAGCGCAACATCAGTGCTTGGCACTATTGAAGGACTTAGATGAGAAGAATAGTTCCATAATGGAGCACGAGCATCGTGTAAATGTGCTAGCAGAGCAGTTAGATAACTTGCAGACGGATCTTCAAGCAAGGGAATCTTCTCAAAAGCAATTAAAAGATGAAGTCTTGAGAATCGAACATGACATTATGGAAGCTCTTGCCAAATCTGGAGTAGGCAATGACTGTGAGTTGAGAAAAATGCTAGATGAGGTTTCTCCAAAGAATATTGACAAGATCAATAAGCTTTTGCTCGTTAAGGATGAAGAGATAGTGAGATTGAAAGATGAAATCAAGATAATGTCTGCTCACTGGAAGATAAAGACCAAAGAATTGGAATCACAG TTAGAAAAGCAGCGTCGAGCTGATCAGGAATTGAAGAAACGCGTGTTGAAACTGGAATTTTGTCTCCAAGAATCTCGTGCTCAAACACGAAAGCTTCAACGG ATGGGAGAACGGAGGGATAGAGCTATCAAGGATCTTAGAGACCAGCTAGCAGCAAAGCATCAACAGCAGGAGGGCCATGCCATCAACGATAAACAGAACTTCTGGGAGTCCTCTGGCTTCAAAATTGTGGTTTCCATGTCGATGTTGATCTTGGTGGCGTTCTCCAAGCGATGA
- the LOC115740202 gene encoding nuclear envelope-associated protein 2-like isoform X4 — translation MEHEHRVNVLAEQLDNLQTDLQARESSQKQLKDEVLRIEHDIMEALAKSGVGNDCELRKMLDEVSPKNIDKINKLLLVKDEEIVRLKDEIKIMSAHWKIKTKELESQLEKQRRADQELKKRVLKLEFCLQESRAQTRKLQRMGERRDRAIKDLRDQLAAKHQQQEGHAINDKQNFWESSGFKIVVSMSMLILVAFSKR, via the exons ATGGAGCACGAGCATCGTGTAAATGTGCTAGCAGAGCAGTTAGATAACTTGCAGACGGATCTTCAAGCAAGGGAATCTTCTCAAAAGCAATTAAAAGATGAAGTCTTGAGAATCGAACATGACATTATGGAAGCTCTTGCCAAATCTGGAGTAGGCAATGACTGTGAGTTGAGAAAAATGCTAGATGAGGTTTCTCCAAAGAATATTGACAAGATCAATAAGCTTTTGCTCGTTAAGGATGAAGAGATAGTGAGATTGAAAGATGAAATCAAGATAATGTCTGCTCACTGGAAGATAAAGACCAAAGAATTGGAATCACAG TTAGAAAAGCAGCGTCGAGCTGATCAGGAATTGAAGAAACGCGTGTTGAAACTGGAATTTTGTCTCCAAGAATCTCGTGCTCAAACACGAAAGCTTCAACGG ATGGGAGAACGGAGGGATAGAGCTATCAAGGATCTTAGAGACCAGCTAGCAGCAAAGCATCAACAGCAGGAGGGCCATGCCATCAACGATAAACAGAACTTCTGGGAGTCCTCTGGCTTCAAAATTGTGGTTTCCATGTCGATGTTGATCTTGGTGGCGTTCTCCAAGCGATGA
- the LOC115740202 gene encoding nuclear envelope-associated protein 2-like isoform X2, with the protein MSEKSVVSMDPLLRDLNEKKLSFRRNVVSLAAELKDVRSRLASKEQSFAKETLTRQEAETKANNLEEEIHKLQEKLEERDGQLQASADCAEKYLKELDDLRSQLATTQATAEASAASAESAQHQCLALLKDLDEKNSSIMEHEHRVNVLAEQLDNLQTDLQARESSQKQLKDEVLRIEHDIMEALAKSGVGNDCELRKMLDEVSPKNIDKINKLLLVKDEEIVRLKDEIKIMSAHWKIKTKELESQLEKQRRADQELKKRVLKLEFCLQESRAQTRKLQRMGERRDRAIKDLRDQLAAKHQQQEGHAINDKQNFWESSGFKIVVSMSMLILVAFSKR; encoded by the exons ATGTCTGAGAAGTCGGTGGTTTCGATGGATCCGTTGTTGAGGGATTTGAACGAGAAGAAGCTGAGCTTCCGGCGAAACGTCGTGTCGCTGGCGGCGGAGCTCAAGGACGTCCGGAGTCGGCTGGCATCTAAGGAACAATCATTTGCTAAAGAAACCCTCACGAGGCAG GAGGCAGAGACAAAGGCGAACAACTTGGAAGAGGAGATCCACAAATTGCAGGAGAAATTGGAGGAAAGAGATGGACAGCTTCAGGCTTCAGCTGATTGTGCTGAGAAG TATCTCAAGGAATTAGATGATCTAAGATCACAGCTTGCAACCACACAGGCCACTGCAGAGGCTAGTGCTGCGTCGGCTGAATCAGCGCAACATCAGTGCTTGGCACTATTGAAGGACTTAGATGAGAAGAATAGTTCCATAATGGAGCACGAGCATCGTGTAAATGTGCTAGCAGAGCAGTTAGATAACTTGCAGACGGATCTTCAAGCAAGGGAATCTTCTCAAAAGCAATTAAAAGATGAAGTCTTGAGAATCGAACATGACATTATGGAAGCTCTTGCCAAATCTGGAGTAGGCAATGACTGTGAGTTGAGAAAAATGCTAGATGAGGTTTCTCCAAAGAATATTGACAAGATCAATAAGCTTTTGCTCGTTAAGGATGAAGAGATAGTGAGATTGAAAGATGAAATCAAGATAATGTCTGCTCACTGGAAGATAAAGACCAAAGAATTGGAATCACAG TTAGAAAAGCAGCGTCGAGCTGATCAGGAATTGAAGAAACGCGTGTTGAAACTGGAATTTTGTCTCCAAGAATCTCGTGCTCAAACACGAAAGCTTCAACGG ATGGGAGAACGGAGGGATAGAGCTATCAAGGATCTTAGAGACCAGCTAGCAGCAAAGCATCAACAGCAGGAGGGCCATGCCATCAACGATAAACAGAACTTCTGGGAGTCCTCTGGCTTCAAAATTGTGGTTTCCATGTCGATGTTGATCTTGGTGGCGTTCTCCAAGCGATGA
- the LOC115740202 gene encoding nuclear envelope-associated protein 2-like isoform X1, producing MSEKSVVSMDPLLRDLNEKKLSFRRNVVSLAAELKDVRSRLASKEQSFAKETLTRQEAETKANNLEEEIHKLQEKLEERDGQLQASADCAEKQYLKELDDLRSQLATTQATAEASAASAESAQHQCLALLKDLDEKNSSIMEHEHRVNVLAEQLDNLQTDLQARESSQKQLKDEVLRIEHDIMEALAKSGVGNDCELRKMLDEVSPKNIDKINKLLLVKDEEIVRLKDEIKIMSAHWKIKTKELESQLEKQRRADQELKKRVLKLEFCLQESRAQTRKLQRMGERRDRAIKDLRDQLAAKHQQQEGHAINDKQNFWESSGFKIVVSMSMLILVAFSKR from the exons ATGTCTGAGAAGTCGGTGGTTTCGATGGATCCGTTGTTGAGGGATTTGAACGAGAAGAAGCTGAGCTTCCGGCGAAACGTCGTGTCGCTGGCGGCGGAGCTCAAGGACGTCCGGAGTCGGCTGGCATCTAAGGAACAATCATTTGCTAAAGAAACCCTCACGAGGCAG GAGGCAGAGACAAAGGCGAACAACTTGGAAGAGGAGATCCACAAATTGCAGGAGAAATTGGAGGAAAGAGATGGACAGCTTCAGGCTTCAGCTGATTGTGCTGAGAAG CAGTATCTCAAGGAATTAGATGATCTAAGATCACAGCTTGCAACCACACAGGCCACTGCAGAGGCTAGTGCTGCGTCGGCTGAATCAGCGCAACATCAGTGCTTGGCACTATTGAAGGACTTAGATGAGAAGAATAGTTCCATAATGGAGCACGAGCATCGTGTAAATGTGCTAGCAGAGCAGTTAGATAACTTGCAGACGGATCTTCAAGCAAGGGAATCTTCTCAAAAGCAATTAAAAGATGAAGTCTTGAGAATCGAACATGACATTATGGAAGCTCTTGCCAAATCTGGAGTAGGCAATGACTGTGAGTTGAGAAAAATGCTAGATGAGGTTTCTCCAAAGAATATTGACAAGATCAATAAGCTTTTGCTCGTTAAGGATGAAGAGATAGTGAGATTGAAAGATGAAATCAAGATAATGTCTGCTCACTGGAAGATAAAGACCAAAGAATTGGAATCACAG TTAGAAAAGCAGCGTCGAGCTGATCAGGAATTGAAGAAACGCGTGTTGAAACTGGAATTTTGTCTCCAAGAATCTCGTGCTCAAACACGAAAGCTTCAACGG ATGGGAGAACGGAGGGATAGAGCTATCAAGGATCTTAGAGACCAGCTAGCAGCAAAGCATCAACAGCAGGAGGGCCATGCCATCAACGATAAACAGAACTTCTGGGAGTCCTCTGGCTTCAAAATTGTGGTTTCCATGTCGATGTTGATCTTGGTGGCGTTCTCCAAGCGATGA